GGGATGGGTGGGACTTCCATTCGAAGGGATGAACCTCATTGAACCCTTTCTGTCTCAGGTTGTAGGAGCACATCACCAGGAGATGGATTTGGCTTTGCAGCCGATTTTGGTCGGAATCGCCATCTTGATGGGGCTTTCAGGCATTAGCCTCGCCTATCTCTTTTATATGAAGAGAACCGACCTTCCGGCCAGGATTTCAAATTCTCTGAAACCGCTCTATGCCCTTTCATTTAACAAGTTTTATATTGACGAATTTTACGATGCCATTTTTGTCCGGGGGTCCATTGCTTTTGCGAGAGGCCTCTGGAAGGGATTTGATGTCTTGATTGTGGATGGCATTGTCAACGGCGTTGCACGGGCTGTTCAGGGCTGGGGAAGGCAAATGCGCTATTTCCAGACCGGCCAGCTTCAGCATTACGCGATGGGAATGGCCCTCGGCATATTTATCATTGTAAGTATTTACTTGTTTTTATAAGCTCGACCATCGTCATTGAAACAGTCCGGGTATTATCCAAAATAATGGTGCTTTCCTTAAATATGCATGGAATAACCTTCTCTCCAACGGCGCCGAAATTCACCCTGATCTCTATGACCCCAATTGGGTGTGGGGTAACCGAATTTCGCCGAGTCTCCTTTCAGGTTACACCATGCATATTTTTGTGCAGTTTTTTTAAAATCATAAGGCTGTTCAAAATGGATCAAATGCCAGGCCGCAGAATCGAGACGACGGAGGCGTACGAAATAGGTACGTTGAGGAAGGCGAGATTCGAGTACGCAGCAGCTGAGCATTTTCAACAGCCTGAAAAGGTATAAATGGAAGAAATTATATATAATGCCTCCGGCTTCCCCATTCTCTCCTGGGTGATTTTTTCCCCCTTGGTGGGAATTGCGCTGATTCTTTTGGTTAAAAATAGCGATTTGGTTCGTTCAATTGCGCTCGGGACAAGCGTCGTGAATTTTGTTCTCTCCATATTCATTTGGCTTCATTTTGATCCGTCGACCTACCGGATGCAGCTGGGAGAAACAATTCCCTGGATACCTCAATTCCATATTAATTATACTCTGGGAGTCGATGGCATTTCCCTCTGGCTCATCATGCTTACGACTTTCTTGACGCCGCTCTGCATTGTCTGTTCATGGAACGCCATCGAAAAAAGAGTGAAAGAGTTTATGATTTCCATACTCTTGATGGAAACAGCCATGCTCGGTGTCTTTATGGCCCTGGATTTCATTCTCTTTTATGTATTCTGGGAAGCGATGCTCATCCCGATGTACCTGATCATCGGCGTCTGGGGAGGTCCGAACCGGCTTTATGCCGCCATCAAATTCTTTCTCTATACTCTTGCGGGGAGCCTGCTGCTTCTCATTGCCATTATCACGCTTTATTTTGTGGGAGGAGAAACGTTTGACCTCCTCGCCCTGATGCGGGGCCATTATACGCCCCTTCTCCAGTTCTGGCTCTTCTGGACCTTCTTTATCGCTTTTGCGATCAAAGTCCCGATGTTCCCGTTTCACACCTGGCTCCCTGACGCCCATGTGGAAGCGCCCACTGCAGGGAGTGTCATTCTGGCTTCCGTTCTCCTTAAAATGGGAACTTATGGATTTCTGAGATTTTGTCTTCCTCTTGCTCCCGGGGCTTCGCATACCTATACCATGGCAATCCTGGTCTTGTCGGTGATTGCAATCCTTTACGGCGCCTTTATGGCCATGGCACAGGGAGATATGAAAAAGCTGATTGCCTATTCTTCGGTTAGCCATATGGGATTTGTCACGCTGGGCATTTTTGCTTTTAATATCCAGGGGGTTGAGGGGGCCATTTTACAGATGATCAATCATGGTATTACCACCGGGGCTCTTTTCCTCTGTGTCGGAATAATTTACGACCGGACTCATTCCAGACAAATTGCCGACTACGGCGGCATTGCCAAGAACATGCCGGTCTATGCCACCCTTCTGGTCAT
The genomic region above belongs to Nitrospirota bacterium and contains:
- a CDS encoding NADH-quinone oxidoreductase subunit M translates to MEEIIYNASGFPILSWVIFSPLVGIALILLVKNSDLVRSIALGTSVVNFVLSIFIWLHFDPSTYRMQLGETIPWIPQFHINYTLGVDGISLWLIMLTTFLTPLCIVCSWNAIEKRVKEFMISILLMETAMLGVFMALDFILFYVFWEAMLIPMYLIIGVWGGPNRLYAAIKFFLYTLAGSLLLLIAIITLYFVGGETFDLLALMRGHYTPLLQFWLFWTFFIAFAIKVPMFPFHTWLPDAHVEAPTAGSVILASVLLKMGTYGFLRFCLPLAPGASHTYTMAILVLSVIAILYGAFMAMAQGDMKKLIAYSSVSHMGFVTLGIFAFNIQGVEGAILQMINHGITTGALFLCVGIIYDRTHSRQIADYGGIAKNMPVYATLLVIFSLSSLGLPGTNSFIGEFLVLVGAFLSNKIMGILATFGIIWAAVYMLWMLQRVLFGEITKESNGMLPDLSWRELSTLVPLLILVFYIGFYPNPFLNMMHATVNHLLEQLNAQSAYALSWRELIHGGYN